In the genome of Labilithrix sp., the window ATCGTCGCCGTTGCTGCGTTCGCCGGGCTCGCGGTCGCGCCCGAAGATGAGCGAGGGCGAGCGCGCGACGAAGGGGGGCGTGTCGAGGGGGACGCGGCGACGCGTGGACGGAGTCGGCGCGGGGGCGGTGGTACGCTCGATGTGTGAGCGGTGATGAACCGAAGGTCGAGGACGGGGACGAGTCGCTCGTCGCGTTCTTTCGTTCGCTGAGCGCGGCTGCGCGGCGCGAGTACGAGTTGCTCGCGGAGCGCGATCGGCGCTTCGGCGAAGACGTCGCTGCGGAGCAGCGTTCGTGAGGACGCCGTGAGTTGGGTCGCCGACGCGGCGACGCTGGCGCGGGCGTGCGCGCGCATCGCGCCGGAGCTCGGGCTCGACGCGAAGGCGAGCGAGACCGCGCTGCGCATCGCGATGCGTGAAGCCGATCACCTCGCCGACGACGTCTACGACGTACCCGGCGCCGTGCTCTTTGCGCTGGGGCGTACGCCACGATGCTTCGCCGCGTTCCGCACGATGAGCGTCCTCGTCACGCAGTGGCAAGCGAAGAGCCTCGGGTTCAAGCTCGACGCCACGCCGCTGGAGCTCGCCAGCATCCTCGCGCGCGTCGCTCGCGGCGACGCCGACTACGCGGAGGTCCGCGCATGGGCCGCCGACCGGCTCTTTCCGTTCGGAGGGTGACGGATCGGAGGGGGACGGAGGGTGATGGAGATGACAGAGCGCTCTTCCGGAAATGGAGCGGAGTCGGATAGCTCGCGGCTGCCCGTTTCATTTTTTTCGAGCGGCGCGCTGCGGGGCATCGGAGCACCTGGGGCAGCGGATCTGGTTGATACCGCGCAAGGAATGCGCTGCGTCGAAGTCATGACGCGGATGGATCCTGATTAGTCCATGAGTTTTAGGCATTTACAGGCTTGACGGGGTGAGGTCTCCTGTCAGCATATACATATGCGCTTCGCACCTACATCGGCTCTCTGGTCGGCTGCGGTCATCGCCCTCGCGCTCGTGGGCTGCGCGACGGACAACGGCGACGTCGACGACGATGATCCGGCCGCCGTGCCCGCGACGAACGACGCGACCGGCGCAGGTGAGAAGAAGAGCGAAGAGGCGCGGAAGCCCGGCTCTCGCCCCGACTTCGACCCGCAGTTCGAGCAGGGGACGCCCGACGACGAAGAGGCGGACGATCCGTCGAAGGATCCGACCCCGCCCGGCGGCGCGGACCAGTGCATCGACACCGACGATCCCGGCTCGTCGCCGAACCTCGCGAAGAAGCTCCCCGACACCGACGACTGCAACCAGGACATCCTGTCGGTGAGCGGTGTGATGAACGGCGGCGTCGACGTCGACTGGTACTCGCTCTCCGCGACCGATCGCGGCATCTCGTTCGATCACCCGGTCGGCTGCAAGCTCGACACGACGTTCGAGACGAAGACGGCCGGCACCGAGCTCTGCGTCTTCGCGCGCTGCAAGAACTCCACGGACAACGCCGTCAGCGGCTGCGCCGCCGGCACGCCGACGACGGCCGAGAACGGCCTCAAGGGCTGCTGCGGCGCCGCGCCCGGCAACGGCAAGGCCATCCCGCAGTGGGACTGCGCCGGCTTCACCGACAACGACTCCGCCGACTTCTTCCTCCGCGTGAGGCAGACGAACAACGGCGAGAAGTGCCTCCCGTACAAGATCGAATACCGCTACTGATCGCGCGGGCGCCGCGCGTCCTATCGTCAAGGACGACGGGTCGGGACCGGGAGCGGAGTGCCGGCGCGGACGCTCTGCGCGATCGCGGCGCCGAAGTCCTTCTCGGCGCGGTCGCAGGCGACCTTGTCGCTCGCGCATGCCTTCTCGAGCGCGTCGCGCGTCGACTTGACCTTCGGCGTCGTCAGGAGCGCGCGCTTCGTCGCTTCCTCGAGGCGCGTCCACGGCATCTTCGCGGCGGGCTTCGGCTGCGGTGGGCGCCTCAGCGTGAGCTCGCCTTCCAGCACCGACACGCACGAGCCGTCCCAGCGAAGGACGTCGAAGCTCGTGTTGCCGCTCATCACGACGCCGCCCGCGCTCGGCGCCGAGTGGCGCGAGAGGACGATGACCTCCTCGTCGAACGCGAGCTGCGTTCGGCTCGTGAAGCCGCCCGACGCGTTCCACGCCTCGACGTCGCCCGCGAGCCACACGCGCGTCCACGGCGTGCCCTTCGCGAACATCGTGAGCGCCATGTCGGGGTAGGGGACGGTGCACAGCTTCTTCACGAAGGTGCCCGGCGGCAGGCACGTGTTCGTGCCCTTGATCGCCTGCTCGCCGACGCAGGTCGTCGGGATGGGCTCGGGCGGAGGCGTCTCTGCCGCAGCGCTCGAGACGATGCCCGCCACGAAGAGCCCTGCCAATGCGCCAATCCGCTTCATCCCTCGCCCCTTCCCCTGCAAGCTCGCCCCACCGACCACCGATCACCGACCCGTTCGTGTACCGTCCCTAGCGCCGATTTCTCCCCTGTCACGCGCCTTTTTCGACTTCCGCTCGGCGACTTGCATACGATCCGAGATCCCATGGCAGCGCGCTCGATAGGCTCCGGCACGATTTCGTTCGGGTTGGTGTCCATTCCGTTCAAGCTCTTTACGGCCACCTCGGCGAAGTCCGTAAGCTTCAACATGCTGCACAAGCCGTGCGGCAGCCGGCTGAAGCAGCAGCTCGTCTGCCCGGTCGACAACGTCGTCGTCGAGCGCTCCGAGACGGTGCGCGGCTTCGAGCACACCCGCGACCAGTACGTGACCTTCACCGACGAGGAGCTGAAGTCGATGGAGGCGGCGCGCACGGGCGTCCTCGACCTGCAGGAGTTCGTGCCGGCCGAGTCGGTCGACTACCTCTACATCGAAAAGACCTATTTCATCGGACCCGACAAAGGCGGCGATCGCGCGTATCGCCTCCTCGCCGAGGCGCTCGAGCGCAACAAGAAGCTCGGGGTCGGTCGCTTCGCGCAGCGCGGCAAGGACAACCTCGTCATCGTGCGGCCATACAAGAAGGGCCTCATCCTGCACGAGTGCTACTACGCCGAAGAGGTCCGCTCCTTCGAGGACATCGACACCGGCGCGACCTTCGAGTTCAAGCCGATGGAGCTCGATCTCGCGGACAAGCTGATCGAGCAGCTGCAGCAGGAGAAGTTCGACCCGAGCCACTTCAAGGACGAGTGGGCGGAGAAGGTCATGGCCGCGGTCCAGCAGAAGGTCGCGGGCGAAGAGGTCACCGCCGCGCCCGAGGCGCCGAAGGCGCAGATCATCGATCTGCTCGAGGCGCTCAAGCGCTCCGTCGCCGCGGCGAACACGACGAAGCCCTCCGACATCGAGGCCGCGCCGCCGGTGAAGCCGCCGAAGAAGGCGGAGCTCCGCGAAGAGGCGGCCGCGCCGAAGAAGCGGGCGGCGAAGAGGTAGCCGCCTCAGTTGCACGCGCACACGAACGAACCCACGACCATGAGCGAGCTCACCGACGAGGACATCGCGCGCATCGTGGCGGCGCGTCGCCGTGCGCGCGGTCTCCGTGCCGCCGCGCGTCGTGCGCTCGGCCTCGCGCGCCGGTACCGCGAAGAAGAGGGACCGCGCGGCGCCCGCGAGACCGCATGCGTGCGGCAGGCGCTCACCTGGCGCAGCGCCGCCCGCGAGCTCCTCTCCCCAACCGCCACCGCGCGCCCCGGCATCGCCCGCGCGAGCGCGCCGCCCGCTTCGGGAGACGAAGCGCGCAAGTCGGGATGAGCGGGACGACGACGACGCGCGCAAGTTCGGTTGAGCCGCGCATCTGACGATGCGCGCGAGTTAGGTTGAGGGCGCGGGCGCGCGCGAGTCAGCGTGAGCGTGGGCGGAGTGGTGCTACAGCTTCGTTTCGGCGAGCTTGAGGATCGTGGTGAGCTCGGCGTCCGTCACTGGGACGACGGAGATGCGGCTCCTCTTTACGAGCGCCATCTTCGAGAGGAGCGGGTGGGCCTTCACCGTCGCGAGGGACACCGGCTTCGCGAGGCGCTTGACCGGCGCGATGTCGACCGCGCTCCAGTCGCCCTCCTTCGCGGTCGGGTCTGCGTAGGCCGTCTTCGTCACCTTCGCGATGCCGACGATCTCCTTGCCCTTGTTCGAGTGGTAGTAAAGCAGCGTGTCGCCCTTCTTCATCGCGCGCAGGTTGTTGCGCGCCTCGAAGTTGCGGATGCCCGTCCACGCCGTCTTCTTCTCCGCGAGCAGCTGCTCGAAGGGATAGACCGTGGGCTCGCTCTTCACGAGGAACGTCGCCATGGCGACCACTTATACCGGAGCTTCGAGCGCCTTCGCGAGCGCCGCTTCGAGCTGCGCCGAGACGAAGCGCGCGAGCGCGGCGTGATCGCGGTCGGAGACGCGCATCCGCTCGGCGAGGCCCTGGCGCAGGCGATGGAGCAGCCGCTCGCGCGCCGCGCCGAGCACCGCGCGCGTCTCCTCGATCGTCATCCCGTACATCAGCCCGAGCGACGACGCGTCGAGGCCGTCGACGATCGCGTTGCGGAGGAGCGCGCGCTCCCGCGCCTCGAGTGACGAGAGCGTGTGCGTGAGCGCGAGGCGGAGCCCCGGCAGGTAGTTCTGCTTCACGCGCTGGATCTCCGGATCGAGCGCCGCGATCGGCGCCGCCTCCTTCTTGAGGAGCCCGTCCTCGATCGAGTCCGGCGGCGGCCGCGCCTGGCTCGCGGTCTCGAGCAACGTGCGGTTGATCGCGTTCCGCATCCACGACGCGAAGTCGGAGTCGCCGCGATAGAGCGCGACCCGCGCGGCCCCACCCTCCGCGATCGCGAGGTAGCGCTTGAACACGAGGTGGCGCGCCTGCACCGCGCTGATCGGCGGCCTCGTCCGCGCGTGCGCGCGATCGATCTCCCCCGCGAAGAGCTCGTGCATCGCGTCCTCCGCCGAGCGCACGCCCTTCGCGCACGCGCAGACGAGGAGGAGGTCCTCGATCCGCACGTCGTCCTCGCGCGTGTCGGGCGGGACGCGCGCGCGCACGAACGCCTCGAGCTCCGCGTCGGTGACGGCCCCGAGCTCGGGCCAGCGCCGTCGCGCACGCTTCACGAGGCGCGAGACCACCGCGCGGTCCATACCGGAGACGTTACGTCACTTCACGCACGCGGCCAGCGGCCTTTTCGCGTGTAGAGTCGGGGAATGCACCTCGCCCGCGCCCTCCCGTTCGCCGCGTTGCTCGTCGCATGCTCGGAGTCTCCGACGACGCCTCCCGGGCTCCTCGGCGAGGTCGATCTCCGCAGCCAGCTCCCCGCCGGGGTGGCGGTCCCGGCGGAGAGCGCGCTCGAGTCGCACGAGATGACGAAGTCGATCTGCGGGTTCGAGAGCTACCCACCCGCCGAGATCAAGGTGCGCTGGAAGTCCTTCCGCGACGGCGAGAGCGCGTACATCGCGTCGTACGCGGTGGAGGTGACCCAGTCGGGCAAGGCGCTCGCCGTCTCGCTCGGCAAAGACGCCCTCGTCGGCAGCGAGCTCCTCATGCCGGGCGTGAAGACGTACCGCGCGATCGCCACGCTTTGGGTGCAGTGTACACGAAAGACGTTCCGCCTCGACCAGCAGGGCGGCGAGATGATCCAGTTCCGCGCGGGCGAGAAGTGACGGCCGAGAAGTGACGCCCGCCACGCTCCGCCTCGCGGTCCCGCCCACCTCCCGCCACGCCGAGCTGTGCGAGCTGGTCGGCCACGTCTACGGCATCGCGCCCGAGCGCGTCGGCGAATGGTTCGCGAAGGCAGGGCACGAGCACCTGCGCGTCATGCTGCGCGACGGCGACGACGCGATGGTCGGCAGCCTCCTCGAGGTGCCGATGGCGCAGTACTTCGGCGGCCGCTCGGTGCCGACGATGGGCGTCGCCGGCGTCGCGGTCGCTCCGATCGAGCGCGGTCGCGGCGTCGGGGCGCGCATGATGGTGGAGATGCTGCGGAGCGCTCGCGACCGCGGCTTCCCGCTCTCGACCCTCTACCCCGCGACCGTCACGCTCTACCGCCGCGCCGGCTACGAGCGCGCCGGCGCGCGCTTCGCGATCAAGGTCGATCCGCGGCACGTCGAGGTCCTTCGCGAGCCCGGCGTCGTCCTCGCGGAGGTCACCGGCGCGCCCGAAGAGCTGCGCTCCCTCTACGCGCGCGCGGCGCGTCGCACGAACGGCTTCCTCGATCGCGGCCCCTACTGCTGGGACCGCGTCGTCCACCCGCGGAACCTCACGACGAAGACGTTCACGATCACGCACGAAGGACGGCTCGAAGGTTACGTCGTGCTCGCCCACGTCATGGGCGCGTACGGCTTCCCGACCCGCGTCGACGTC includes:
- a CDS encoding Ku protein, translating into MAARSIGSGTISFGLVSIPFKLFTATSAKSVSFNMLHKPCGSRLKQQLVCPVDNVVVERSETVRGFEHTRDQYVTFTDEELKSMEAARTGVLDLQEFVPAESVDYLYIEKTYFIGPDKGGDRAYRLLAEALERNKKLGVGRFAQRGKDNLVIVRPYKKGLILHECYYAEEVRSFEDIDTGATFEFKPMELDLADKLIEQLQQEKFDPSHFKDEWAEKVMAAVQQKVAGEEVTAAPEAPKAQIIDLLEALKRSVAAANTTKPSDIEAAPPVKPPKKAELREEAAAPKKRAAKR
- a CDS encoding EVE domain-containing protein encodes the protein MATFLVKSEPTVYPFEQLLAEKKTAWTGIRNFEARNNLRAMKKGDTLLYYHSNKGKEIVGIAKVTKTAYADPTAKEGDWSAVDIAPVKRLAKPVSLATVKAHPLLSKMALVKRSRISVVPVTDAELTTILKLAETKL
- a CDS encoding GNAT family N-acetyltransferase, encoding MTPATLRLAVPPTSRHAELCELVGHVYGIAPERVGEWFAKAGHEHLRVMLRDGDDAMVGSLLEVPMAQYFGGRSVPTMGVAGVAVAPIERGRGVGARMMVEMLRSARDRGFPLSTLYPATVTLYRRAGYERAGARFAIKVDPRHVEVLREPGVVLAEVTGAPEELRSLYARAARRTNGFLDRGPYCWDRVVHPRNLTTKTFTITHEGRLEGYVVLAHVMGAYGFPTRVDVRDLAAITPRATRAILRLLVEYRSLADEVKWEGGVNDVFANLLPERHVTISLIDYFMVRVIDVAAALAARGFPPNATGGFTLELDDRSMPENSGRYGVALAEGRATVTRGGTNGARVATDERGLAALYSGFTPAHVLADAGWLEADEATCALLDAWLAGPTPTMRDAF